One part of the Marichromatium purpuratum 984 genome encodes these proteins:
- a CDS encoding TRAP transporter small permease subunit: protein MNNHSATRAARLLALADRVERTIRRTGELVAWLALAMVLVTFTVVVLRYVFDLGWIALQESVTYLHGLMFMLAIAYTFGANGHVRVDILYQRWSRRTRAWIDLGGTLLLLLPVCGFILWLGWDYVAESWRVREASREAGGLPGVYLLKTLILVMPALLLAQGLSYALRNALYLAGVDSALPASEGESARV from the coding sequence ATGAACAATCACTCTGCAACCCGTGCGGCGCGTCTGCTCGCCCTCGCCGATCGGGTCGAGCGCACGATCCGGCGCACCGGTGAACTGGTCGCCTGGTTGGCGCTGGCGATGGTGCTGGTCACCTTCACCGTGGTGGTGCTGCGCTATGTCTTCGACCTCGGCTGGATCGCGCTCCAGGAGTCGGTGACCTATCTCCACGGGCTGATGTTCATGCTCGCCATCGCCTACACCTTCGGTGCCAACGGCCATGTGCGGGTCGATATCCTCTACCAGCGCTGGTCGCGGCGCACCCGCGCCTGGATCGACCTCGGCGGCACCCTGCTGCTGTTGCTGCCGGTGTGCGGCTTCATCCTCTGGCTCGGCTGGGACTACGTGGCCGAGTCGTGGCGGGTGCGCGAGGCCTCGCGCGAGGCCGGCGGACTGCCCGGGGTCTATCTGCTCAAGACACTGATCCTGGTGATGCCGGCGTTGCTGCTGGCCCAGGGGCTGAGCTATGCGCTGCGCAACGCGCTCTATCTCGCCGGTGTCGACTCGGCACTGCCCGCCAGCGAGGGGGAGAGCGCCCGTGTCTGA
- a CDS encoding sll1863 family stress response protein: MPTKDDYLSHLKQQLDAWKDDLEQLQEKATQTSGEARERVQQQIDELRAQWEAGHEKRERIREEADERWEEIREDAEEKWDELKRGARDTLSRIRAHFDDK, encoded by the coding sequence CTATCTCAGCCACCTCAAGCAACAGCTCGACGCGTGGAAAGACGACCTCGAGCAACTGCAGGAAAAGGCCACCCAGACCTCGGGCGAGGCACGCGAGCGCGTGCAGCAGCAGATCGACGAGCTGCGCGCACAATGGGAGGCCGGACACGAGAAACGCGAGCGGATTCGCGAGGAGGCTGACGAGCGCTGGGAGGAGATCCGCGAGGACGCGGAGGAGAAGTGGGACGAACTCAAGCGCGGCGCCCGCGACACACTCTCGCGCATCCGCGCACACTTCGACGACAAATGA
- a CDS encoding PilZ domain-containing protein encodes MSVERRYCARLPIDLQVQILYRKRRFCSATARNLSNQGMLLDVRNVTLPTGTLIELEFQALGRHWLIPAIVVHHHGGGVGVMFRDEHNTLYQDLPRRPAAELPAQASAATARLHLSSY; translated from the coding sequence ATGTCCGTCGAACGCCGCTACTGCGCACGCCTGCCGATCGATCTGCAGGTCCAGATCCTCTACCGCAAGCGTCGCTTCTGCAGCGCCACCGCACGCAACCTGTCCAACCAGGGCATGCTCCTGGATGTCCGCAACGTCACCCTGCCCACCGGCACCCTGATCGAGCTGGAGTTCCAGGCGCTCGGTCGTCACTGGCTGATACCGGCGATCGTGGTCCATCACCATGGCGGCGGGGTCGGGGTGATGTTCCGCGACGAGCACAACACCCTCTACCAGGACCTGCCACGTCGCCCCGCCGCCGAACTCCCCGCCCAGGCGTCCGCCGCCACCGCTCGACTGCACCTCAGCAGTTACTGA
- a CDS encoding TRAP transporter large permease, translating to MSELMPLFLFIGVVAVLLLGYPVALSLGGTALAFALAGEALGWFDPSFLEALPNRLYGVITNETLIAVPLFVFMGVMLERSRIAEHLLDTMAMLFGSVRGGLGISVTLVGMLLAASTGIVGATVVTMGLLSLPVMLRRNYDPAVAAGTICASGTLGQIIPPSIVLVLLGDVLSSAYQQAQLEMGVWSPDTVSVGDLFVGALVPGLLLVGLYLLYQVGLAVVRPQAVPAIPAEERPAGRGELARRVVSVLLPPLLLVVAVLGSILGGLATPTEAASVGAVGAMVLAAARRQLSLTILREVVRQTATVTSMVFLIFIGAAIFSLVFRGFHGDDLVTEFLTGLPGGVVGAVAVVMLVMFLLGFILDFIEITFVVVPIVGPVLLAMGLDPVWLGVMIALNLQTSFLTPPFGFSLFYLRGVAPPGVGTAQIYRGVLPYILIQLAMLAMLALWPALATWLPGLIYG from the coding sequence GTGTCTGAGCTGATGCCGTTGTTCCTGTTCATCGGGGTGGTGGCGGTGCTGCTGCTCGGCTATCCGGTGGCGCTGTCGCTCGGCGGCACTGCGCTCGCCTTCGCGCTCGCCGGCGAGGCGCTCGGCTGGTTCGACCCGAGCTTCCTCGAAGCGCTGCCCAACCGGCTCTACGGGGTGATCACCAACGAGACCCTGATCGCGGTGCCGTTGTTCGTGTTCATGGGGGTGATGCTCGAGCGCTCGCGCATCGCCGAGCACCTGCTCGACACCATGGCGATGCTGTTCGGCTCGGTGCGCGGTGGTCTGGGGATCTCGGTGACCCTGGTCGGCATGCTGCTGGCGGCGAGCACCGGCATCGTCGGGGCGACCGTGGTGACCATGGGGCTGTTGTCGCTGCCGGTGATGCTCCGGCGCAACTACGACCCGGCGGTGGCCGCCGGCACCATCTGCGCCTCCGGTACCCTGGGGCAGATCATCCCGCCCTCGATCGTGCTGGTGCTGCTCGGCGACGTGCTCTCCTCGGCCTATCAGCAGGCGCAGCTGGAGATGGGGGTGTGGTCGCCCGATACCGTGTCGGTGGGCGATCTGTTCGTCGGCGCGCTGGTGCCGGGGTTGTTGCTGGTCGGGCTCTATCTGCTCTATCAAGTCGGTCTGGCGGTCGTCCGTCCCCAGGCGGTGCCGGCGATCCCCGCCGAGGAGCGGCCCGCCGGTCGTGGCGAGCTGGCGCGTCGCGTGGTCTCGGTGCTGCTGCCGCCGTTGCTGCTGGTGGTGGCGGTGCTCGGCTCGATCCTCGGTGGTCTGGCGACGCCGACCGAGGCCGCCTCGGTCGGCGCCGTCGGTGCCATGGTGCTCGCCGCCGCGCGCCGTCAGCTGTCGCTGACGATCCTGCGCGAGGTGGTGCGCCAGACTGCGACGGTCACCAGCATGGTGTTTCTGATCTTCATCGGCGCGGCGATTTTCTCGCTGGTGTTCCGCGGCTTCCACGGCGACGATCTGGTCACCGAGTTCCTCACCGGGCTGCCCGGCGGCGTGGTTGGCGCCGTGGCGGTGGTGATGCTGGTGATGTTCCTGCTCGGCTTCATCCTCGACTTCATCGAGATCACCTTCGTGGTGGTGCCGATCGTCGGTCCGGTGCTGCTGGCGATGGGGCTCGATCCGGTGTGGCTGGGGGTGATGATTGCGCTCAACCTGCAGACCTCCTTCCTCACCCCGCCGTTCGGCTTCTCGCTGTTCTATCTGCGCGGGGTGGCGCCGCCCGGTGTGGGCACGGCGCAGATCTATCGCGGGGTGCTGCCCTACATCCTGATCCAGCTGGCGATGCTGGCGATGCTGGCGCTGTGGCCGGCACTGGCGACCTGGCTGCCGGGGCTGATTTACGGCTGA
- a CDS encoding DUF2782 domain-containing protein yields the protein MKRLLAIIVLAVMAGTLHAQEPEASGGGFLEVPTVVPSPVTGEAVEPDITIREDGDAVVYEYRVRGALYMVKVQPQVGPPYYLFDTDGDGVMDAQDNSPDNLAVPQWVLFRWD from the coding sequence GTGAAGAGGTTGCTCGCGATCATCGTCCTGGCCGTGATGGCCGGGACGCTCCATGCCCAGGAGCCGGAGGCATCCGGTGGTGGTTTCCTGGAGGTGCCGACCGTCGTTCCCTCGCCGGTCACCGGCGAGGCCGTCGAGCCCGACATCACCATCCGCGAGGACGGCGATGCCGTGGTCTACGAGTACCGGGTGCGCGGCGCGCTGTACATGGTCAAGGTCCAGCCCCAGGTGGGACCGCCCTATTATCTGTTCGATACCGATGGTGACGGGGTGATGGACGCGCAGGACAACTCGCCGGACAATCTCGCCGTCCCCCAGTGGGTGCTGTTTCGCTGGGACTGA
- a CDS encoding IS5 family transposase (programmed frameshift): MSRRYELPEEAWELIADLFSRPQRTGRPRRDDRLMLNGIFWVLCSGAAWRDLPERFGPWSTVYQRFRDWRDDGTFTKVLERLHIRLREDGLIDLETWMIDSTSIRATRAAAGGGKKGGPQEPLSHALGRSRGGLTTKIHLLCDAKGVPLSFLLSPGQHSDIRHAQPLLDQVRLPSAHRGRPRTRCRQLLADKGYDADDLRRYCDRRGIRPVIPQRQGVRKPRPGRPRILNKPSYRKRNVIERLFGWLKSCRRIATRYDKLAASFSAMFTLACIRRCLRHYFSYKT, encoded by the exons ATGTCGAGACGTTACGAACTCCCAGAAGAGGCCTGGGAGCTGATCGCCGATCTGTTTTCCCGTCCGCAGCGTACCGGTCGCCCACGCCGCGATGACCGCCTGATGCTCAACGGCATCTTCTGGGTGCTGTGCTCGGGTGCGGCGTGGCGCGACCTGCCTGAGCGCTTCGGTCCCTGGTCGACGGTCTACCAGCGGTTTCGCGACTGGCGTGACGACGGCACCTTCACCAAGGTCCTGGAGCGGTTGCACATCCGGTTGCGCGAGGATGGGCTGATCGATCTGGAGACCTGGATGATCGACTCGACCTCGATCCGTGCCACGCGCGCCGCCGCTGGCGGCGGAA AAAAAGGGGGGCCGCAGGAGCCGCTGAGCCATGCGCTCGGGCGCAGTCGCGGCGGCCTGACGACCAAGATCCACCTGCTCTGCGATGCCAAGGGCGTTCCCTTGAGCTTTCTGCTCTCCCCAGGCCAGCACAGCGACATTCGCCATGCCCAACCGCTGCTCGATCAGGTCCGCTTGCCCAGCGCTCATCGAGGTCGTCCGCGCACCCGTTGCCGCCAACTGCTCGCCGACAAGGGCTACGATGCCGACGACTTACGCCGCTATTGCGATCGGCGCGGCATCCGTCCGGTGATCCCGCAGCGCCAGGGCGTGCGCAAGCCCAGGCCTGGCCGTCCTCGGATACTCAATAAGCCCAGCTATCGCAAACGCAACGTCATCGAGCGGTTGTTCGGCTGGCTCAAGTCCTGCCGACGAATCGCCACCCGTTACGACAAGTTGGCGGCCAGTTTCTCGGCAATGTTCACGCTTGCTTGCATCCGTAGATGCCTCAGGCATTACTTTTCGTACAAAACGTAG
- the polA gene encoding DNA polymerase I, which produces MAAPYPLILVDGSSYLFRAYHAMPKLTNSRGEPTGALIGVLNMLRKLIETYRPDYLAVVFDASGKTFRNDLYADYKAHRPPMPEDLREQIAPLHTIIETMGLALLCVPGVEADDVIGTLATQAAAAGIRTLISTGDKDMAQLVDDRVHLINTMTDALLDAAGVEEKYGVPPARIVDYLSLMGDSVDNVPGVPKCGPKTAVKWLAAHGDLDGVIANAAVIKGKVGDNLRAALDQLPLSRQLTTIKCDVALPLGPTELVPGTPDRERLREWFERIESRKLLADLDRLDPTAPAPTAPETPQGAADYQVVLDRDGFLAWVERLRAAPLFAFDTETTALDYMRAEIVGVSFAIEPGAAAYVPLAHTCPGTPEQLDRDWVLDTLKPLLEDPERAKVGQNLKYDMSVLARHGITLRGIAHDTMLESYVLDSTAGRHDMDSLARRYLDCDTIAFEDIAGKGVKQLTFDQIPLDQAGPYAAEDAEVTLRLHRHLWPRLESEAGLAALYRDLEIPLVPILSRMERHGVRIDCDQLATHSHDLAVRIQALETQAHEVAGRPFNMGSPKQIGAILFDEQGLPVVAKTPKGAPSTSESVLEQLAAEGHELPRLILEHRGLAKLRSTYTDKLPQLVNPDSGRLHTSYHQAVAATGRLSSSDPNLQNIPIRTEEGRRIRRAFVAEPGNLLIAADYSQIELRIMAHLSGDERLLAAFASGQDIHRATAAEILGIAPEAVDAEQRRSAKAVNFGLIYGMSAFGLARQLGIGRAAAQDYVDRYFERYPGVHAFMERIRAQAHEDGHVETLFGRRLHLPEIASRNQNRRAAAERTAINAPMQGSAADIIKRAMITLDDWIERERPPARMIMQVHDELVFEVAADAVEAVGARIRAAMEQAAELRVPLVVDLGVGENWQAAH; this is translated from the coding sequence ATGGCAGCACCCTACCCCCTGATCCTGGTCGACGGTTCGAGCTATCTGTTCCGCGCCTATCACGCCATGCCGAAGCTGACCAACTCGCGGGGGGAGCCGACCGGGGCGCTGATCGGCGTGCTCAACATGCTGCGCAAGCTCATCGAGACCTACCGCCCGGACTATCTCGCGGTGGTGTTCGACGCCAGCGGCAAGACCTTCCGCAACGACCTCTACGCCGACTACAAGGCCCATCGCCCGCCGATGCCCGAGGATCTGCGCGAGCAGATCGCACCGCTGCACACCATCATCGAGACCATGGGCCTGGCGCTACTGTGCGTGCCCGGGGTCGAGGCCGACGACGTCATCGGCACCCTCGCCACCCAGGCCGCCGCAGCCGGCATCCGCACCCTGATCTCGACCGGCGACAAGGACATGGCGCAGCTCGTCGATGATCGGGTGCACCTGATCAACACCATGACCGACGCCCTGCTCGACGCCGCCGGGGTGGAGGAGAAGTACGGCGTGCCGCCGGCGCGCATCGTCGACTACCTGAGCCTGATGGGCGACAGCGTCGACAACGTGCCCGGGGTGCCCAAGTGCGGCCCCAAGACCGCGGTCAAGTGGCTCGCTGCCCACGGCGACCTCGACGGGGTGATCGCCAATGCCGCGGTCATCAAGGGCAAGGTCGGCGACAACCTGCGCGCCGCGCTCGACCAGCTGCCGCTGTCACGCCAGCTCACCACCATCAAGTGCGACGTCGCGCTGCCGCTCGGCCCCACCGAACTGGTGCCGGGGACGCCCGATCGCGAGCGGCTGCGCGAGTGGTTCGAGCGCATCGAGTCGCGCAAGCTGCTCGCCGATCTCGACCGCCTCGACCCGACGGCCCCGGCGCCGACCGCGCCGGAGACCCCACAGGGCGCGGCGGACTACCAGGTGGTGCTCGATCGCGACGGGTTCCTCGCCTGGGTCGAGCGGCTGCGCGCCGCGCCGCTGTTCGCCTTCGACACCGAGACCACCGCGCTCGACTACATGCGCGCCGAGATCGTCGGCGTCTCCTTCGCGATCGAGCCGGGCGCCGCGGCCTATGTCCCGCTCGCCCACACCTGCCCCGGCACCCCGGAGCAGCTCGATCGCGACTGGGTGCTCGACACGCTCAAGCCCCTGCTCGAGGACCCCGAGCGCGCCAAGGTCGGGCAGAACCTCAAGTACGACATGAGCGTGCTGGCGCGTCACGGCATCACCCTGCGCGGCATCGCCCACGACACCATGCTCGAGAGCTATGTGCTCGACAGCACCGCCGGGCGACACGACATGGACTCGCTGGCCAGGCGCTATCTCGATTGTGACACCATCGCCTTCGAGGACATCGCCGGCAAGGGCGTCAAGCAGCTCACCTTCGACCAGATCCCGCTCGACCAGGCCGGCCCCTATGCCGCCGAGGACGCCGAGGTGACGCTGCGCCTGCACCGACACCTGTGGCCCCGGCTGGAGAGCGAGGCGGGACTGGCGGCCCTCTATCGCGATCTCGAGATCCCGCTGGTGCCGATCCTCTCGCGCATGGAGCGCCACGGCGTGCGCATCGACTGCGACCAGCTCGCCACCCACAGTCACGACCTCGCCGTACGCATCCAGGCGCTCGAGACCCAGGCCCACGAGGTCGCCGGGCGGCCCTTCAACATGGGCTCGCCGAAGCAGATCGGCGCCATCCTGTTCGACGAGCAGGGGCTGCCGGTGGTGGCCAAGACCCCCAAGGGCGCACCCTCGACCTCGGAGTCGGTGCTCGAACAGCTCGCCGCCGAGGGCCACGAGCTGCCGCGGCTGATCCTCGAACACCGTGGTCTGGCCAAGCTGCGCTCGACCTACACCGACAAGCTGCCGCAGTTGGTCAACCCCGACAGCGGGCGGCTGCACACCTCCTACCATCAGGCGGTCGCGGCCACCGGTCGGCTGTCCTCGAGCGACCCCAACCTGCAGAACATCCCGATCCGCACCGAGGAGGGACGGCGCATCCGCCGCGCCTTCGTCGCCGAGCCGGGCAACCTGCTGATCGCCGCCGACTACTCGCAGATCGAGTTGCGGATCATGGCCCACCTCTCCGGCGACGAGCGTCTGCTCGCCGCCTTCGCCAGCGGCCAGGACATCCATCGCGCCACCGCCGCCGAGATCCTCGGCATCGCCCCCGAGGCGGTCGATGCCGAGCAGCGCCGCTCGGCCAAGGCGGTCAACTTCGGGCTGATCTACGGCATGTCGGCCTTCGGTCTGGCGCGTCAGCTCGGCATCGGCCGCGCCGCCGCCCAGGACTATGTCGACCGCTACTTCGAGCGCTACCCTGGGGTGCATGCCTTCATGGAGCGGATCCGCGCCCAGGCGCACGAGGACGGTCATGTCGAGACCCTGTTCGGCCGCCGCCTGCACCTCCCCGAGATCGCCAGCCGCAACCAGAACCGCCGCGCCGCGGCCGAGCGCACCGCCATCAACGCGCCGATGCAGGGCAGCGCCGCCGACATCATCAAGCGCGCGATGATCACCCTCGACGACTGGATCGAGCGCGAGCGACCGCCGGCACGGATGATCATGCAGGTCCACGACGAGCTGGTGTTCGAGGTCGCCGCCGACGCGGTCGAGGCGGTCGGGGCACGGATCCGCGCCGCCATGGAGCAGGCCGCAGAGCTGCGCGTGCCCCTGGTGGTCGACCTCGGCGTGGGCGAGAACTGGCAGGCCGCGCACTGA
- a CDS encoding UvrD-helicase domain-containing protein has product MSGLNPRQRQAVRYTDGPLLVLAGAGSGKTRVITRKIAHLIDHGGLKPRHIRAVTFTNKAAREMRARIGQQLQGTDTRGLAISTFHTLGLEILRRDPEPAGLRPGFSLLDAQDVESMLKEHLRQSRAPDSIAPGALQQRISRWKNDTIGPAEALSRAEDAFEAELAGLYADYERSLRAYNAVDFDDLILAPARLLTECQPVREAWRARIRYLLVDEYQDTNGAQYELVRLLAGPEGAFTVVGDDDQSIYAWRGARPENLARLREDYPQLEIIMLEQNYRSSAGILGLANTLIANNPHVFEKRLWSELGPGEPARVLRCRDERDEAERVTAEILHLHHAERVAFGDIAILYRGNHQARLFEQALRVHDIPYFLSGGTSFFARTEVKDVMAYLRLLANPEDDAALLRVVNTPRREIGPSTLERLAAHARAEGTSLFAACADPALAEHLNPRQRDRLGAFTALIREQARAADGDPPTALRTLVERIDYPTWLRENASSQQVAERRYENVEDLLKWLGSLHRDTKRRRGLGDLVAHLTLLDVLERQDEEEGGERVSLMTLHAAKGLEFPHVFLVGMEEELLPHRTSIEEDTIEEERRLAYVGITRAQRGLTFTLARRRRRYGEWVRSEPSRFLGELPEDELIWEGGPKSDPERSKARGRSHLDMLKDMLGS; this is encoded by the coding sequence ATGAGCGGACTCAATCCCCGACAGCGTCAGGCCGTGCGCTATACCGACGGCCCCCTGCTGGTGCTCGCCGGCGCCGGCTCCGGCAAGACCCGGGTGATCACCCGCAAGATCGCCCATCTGATCGACCACGGCGGCCTCAAGCCACGCCACATCCGCGCCGTCACCTTCACCAACAAGGCCGCGCGCGAGATGCGCGCGCGCATCGGCCAGCAGCTCCAGGGCACCGACACCCGCGGCCTGGCGATCTCGACCTTCCACACCCTCGGACTCGAGATCCTGCGTCGTGATCCCGAGCCGGCCGGACTGCGCCCCGGCTTCTCGCTGCTCGACGCCCAGGACGTCGAGTCGATGCTCAAGGAGCACCTGCGCCAGTCACGCGCGCCCGACAGCATCGCCCCGGGCGCGCTGCAGCAACGCATCTCGCGGTGGAAGAACGACACCATCGGTCCGGCCGAGGCGCTGAGCCGCGCCGAGGACGCCTTCGAGGCCGAGCTGGCCGGACTCTATGCCGACTACGAGCGCAGCCTGCGCGCCTACAACGCGGTCGACTTCGACGACCTGATCCTCGCCCCGGCGCGGCTGCTCACCGAGTGCCAGCCGGTGCGCGAGGCCTGGCGCGCGCGCATCCGCTACCTGCTGGTCGACGAGTACCAGGACACCAACGGCGCCCAGTACGAGCTGGTACGCCTGCTCGCCGGCCCCGAGGGCGCCTTCACCGTGGTCGGCGACGACGACCAGTCGATCTACGCCTGGCGCGGCGCGCGCCCGGAGAACCTGGCGCGACTGCGCGAGGACTACCCGCAGCTCGAGATCATCATGCTCGAGCAGAACTACCGCTCCAGCGCCGGTATCCTCGGGCTCGCCAACACCCTCATCGCCAACAACCCGCACGTGTTCGAGAAGCGGCTGTGGAGCGAACTCGGTCCCGGCGAGCCGGCGCGCGTGCTGCGCTGTCGCGACGAGCGCGACGAGGCCGAGCGGGTCACCGCCGAGATCCTCCATCTCCACCACGCCGAGCGCGTCGCCTTCGGCGACATCGCCATCCTCTATCGCGGCAACCACCAGGCGCGGTTGTTCGAGCAGGCGCTCAGGGTCCACGACATCCCCTACTTCCTCAGCGGCGGCACCTCCTTCTTCGCCCGCACCGAGGTCAAGGACGTGATGGCCTATCTGCGCCTGCTCGCCAACCCCGAGGACGACGCCGCGCTGCTGCGCGTGGTCAACACCCCGCGCCGCGAGATCGGCCCGAGCACCCTGGAGCGCCTCGCCGCCCATGCCCGCGCCGAGGGCACCAGCCTGTTCGCCGCCTGCGCCGACCCGGCCCTGGCCGAGCACCTCAACCCGCGCCAGCGCGACCGGCTCGGCGCCTTCACCGCACTGATCCGCGAACAGGCACGCGCCGCCGACGGCGACCCGCCGACGGCCCTGCGCACCCTGGTCGAGCGTATCGACTATCCCACCTGGTTGCGCGAGAACGCCTCCAGCCAGCAGGTCGCCGAGCGCCGCTACGAGAACGTCGAGGACCTGCTGAAATGGCTCGGCAGCCTGCACCGCGACACCAAGCGCAGACGCGGACTGGGCGACCTGGTCGCCCATCTCACCCTGCTCGACGTGCTCGAACGCCAGGACGAGGAGGAAGGCGGCGAGCGGGTCTCACTGATGACCCTGCACGCGGCCAAGGGGTTGGAGTTCCCTCACGTCTTTCTGGTCGGCATGGAGGAGGAGCTGTTGCCGCACCGCACCAGCATCGAGGAGGACACCATCGAGGAGGAGCGCCGCCTGGCCTATGTCGGCATCACCCGCGCCCAGCGCGGCCTCACCTTCACCCTGGCGCGCCGCCGCCGGCGCTACGGCGAGTGGGTGCGCAGCGAACCCAGCCGCTTCCTCGGCGAACTGCCCGAGGACGAGCTGATCTGGGAGGGCGGCCCCAAGTCCGACCCCGAGCGCAGCAAGGCCCGCGGCCGCAGCCATCTCGACATGCTCAAGGACATGCTCGGGTCGTAG
- a CDS encoding YgaP family membrane protein: MNLPRNVGKTDRHVRFAAGGVLVFGGIASGSWIFSAIGLVVLATGFLGTCLAYVPFHINTCKEGEE, translated from the coding sequence ATGAACCTGCCCAGGAATGTTGGTAAGACCGACCGTCACGTCCGTTTCGCCGCCGGCGGCGTGTTGGTGTTCGGTGGTATTGCCAGCGGTAGCTGGATTTTCAGTGCCATCGGTCTGGTGGTGCTCGCGACCGGTTTCCTCGGCACCTGTCTGGCCTATGTGCCCTTCCATATCAACACCTGCAAGGAAGGCGAGGAGTAA
- a CDS encoding hemolysin family protein, producing MELLLLTALILLNGVFAMSEIALVTARRARLARLAGDGDRAAQVAIEIGEDPTRFLSTIQIGITSIGLLNGIVGEAALAGPLAAWLQTLGVEQASSEVGATVLVVMVITYVSIVIGELVPKRIGQLDPEGIARLVARPMNLLASASRPFVFMLSRSTALTLRLLGQRELASPTVTEDEIQALLEEGSQAGTIEKVEHEMVRNVFRLDDRPISSLMTPRSELVLLDLERPLDENLARVAQAGHSRFPVCRGGFGDVLGVIGARQLFVQQLAGGAIDLTRDLQEPLYVPESLNAMELLGQFRDCGTHLAFVVDEYGEVQGMVTLHDLLESVAGEFHALGDEDDAWAVEREDGSWLLDGLIPVVELKDRLGLRTVPEEERGRYHTLSGMMMWLLGRLPATGDIAHWEDWRLEVVDLDGKRIDKVLASACPAASETSPDEAAPMNGETGGDAAKTE from the coding sequence ATGGAACTGTTACTGCTGACCGCCCTGATCCTGCTCAACGGCGTCTTTGCCATGTCCGAGATCGCGCTGGTGACGGCGCGGCGCGCACGGCTCGCGCGCCTCGCCGGGGATGGCGACCGCGCCGCCCAGGTCGCCATCGAGATCGGCGAGGATCCCACCCGCTTCCTCTCCACCATCCAGATTGGCATCACCTCGATCGGCCTCCTCAACGGCATCGTCGGCGAGGCGGCGCTGGCCGGGCCGCTCGCCGCCTGGCTGCAGACGCTCGGGGTCGAGCAGGCGAGTAGCGAGGTCGGCGCCACCGTACTGGTAGTGATGGTGATCACCTATGTCTCGATCGTGATCGGCGAGCTGGTGCCCAAGCGCATCGGTCAGCTTGATCCCGAGGGCATCGCGCGCCTGGTGGCGCGGCCGATGAACCTGTTGGCCAGCGCCTCGCGTCCGTTCGTGTTCATGCTCTCGCGCTCGACCGCGCTGACCCTGCGTCTGCTCGGCCAGCGCGAGCTGGCCTCGCCGACGGTGACCGAGGACGAGATCCAGGCACTGCTCGAAGAAGGCTCGCAGGCGGGCACCATCGAGAAGGTCGAGCACGAGATGGTGCGCAACGTCTTCCGCCTCGACGATCGGCCGATCAGCTCGCTGATGACCCCGCGCTCGGAGCTGGTGTTGCTCGATCTGGAGCGCCCGCTCGATGAGAACCTGGCGCGCGTGGCACAGGCCGGGCACTCGCGCTTCCCGGTCTGTCGCGGCGGTTTCGGTGACGTGCTCGGGGTGATCGGCGCCAGACAGCTGTTCGTCCAGCAACTCGCGGGAGGCGCGATCGACCTCACCCGCGACCTGCAGGAGCCGCTCTATGTCCCCGAGTCGCTCAATGCCATGGAGCTGCTCGGCCAGTTCCGCGATTGCGGCACCCATCTGGCCTTCGTGGTCGACGAATACGGCGAGGTGCAGGGCATGGTGACCCTGCACGACCTGCTCGAGTCGGTCGCCGGTGAGTTCCACGCACTCGGTGACGAGGACGATGCCTGGGCGGTGGAGCGCGAGGACGGCTCCTGGCTGCTCGATGGTCTGATCCCGGTGGTCGAACTCAAGGACCGACTGGGGCTGCGCACCGTGCCCGAGGAGGAGCGCGGGCGTTATCACACCCTCTCGGGGATGATGATGTGGCTGCTCGGTCGCCTGCCGGCGACCGGCGACATCGCCCATTGGGAGGACTGGCGCCTCGAGGTCGTCGACCTCGACGGCAAGCGCATCGACAAGGTGCTGGCTAGCGCCTGTCCGGCCGCGTCCGAGACCTCGCCCGATGAGGCCGCCCCGATGAACGGGGAGACGGGCGGCGATGCGGCGAAGACGGAGTGA